The following are encoded in a window of Geobacter metallireducens GS-15 genomic DNA:
- a CDS encoding site-2 protease family protein yields MEQFFLKFSIMLVPALMAITCHEVSHGFVADRLGDRTARFMGRLTLNPLKHLDILGTLMIFLVGIGWAKPVPVNFHNLRNPKRDMIWVAGAGPVTNFVLALFSALIMRGLAALGAGFPDGSHALTFLDPLILMTAFSVYINLLLCIFNLIPVPPLDGGRVAVGLLPYRQAEMLARVEPYGMIIIILLVFFTNIFSSVISPILDMGIRILAGPQSGLVYSVTHFLMR; encoded by the coding sequence ATGGAACAGTTTTTCCTCAAGTTTTCGATCATGCTTGTACCCGCCCTCATGGCGATCACCTGCCACGAGGTATCCCACGGCTTCGTGGCCGACCGCTTGGGCGACCGGACGGCACGCTTCATGGGACGGCTCACTCTCAACCCCCTCAAGCATCTGGACATCCTGGGCACCCTCATGATCTTTCTTGTCGGCATCGGATGGGCCAAGCCGGTGCCGGTCAATTTTCACAACCTGAGAAACCCCAAGCGGGACATGATCTGGGTCGCCGGTGCCGGCCCGGTGACAAATTTTGTTCTTGCTCTATTCTCGGCCCTGATTATGCGAGGGCTCGCTGCCCTAGGCGCAGGGTTTCCCGACGGTTCCCATGCTCTAACGTTTCTTGACCCGCTGATTCTGATGACGGCCTTTTCGGTCTACATCAACCTGCTTCTCTGCATCTTCAACCTGATCCCGGTTCCTCCTCTTGACGGCGGACGGGTGGCAGTGGGTTTGCTCCCCTATCGTCAGGCGGAGATGCTGGCGCGGGTGGAGCCCTACGGCATGATCATCATTATCCTGCTGGTCTTTTTTACCAATATCTTCAGCTCGGTCATCTCACCGATCCTCGATATGGGGATCCGTATTCTTGCCGGGCCTCAAAGCGGTCTGGTGTACAGCGTTACCCACTTTCTCATGAGATAA
- the pelF gene encoding GT4 family glycosyltransferase PelF has protein sequence MLLLEGTFPYVSGGVSSWVNQIILAFPEYRFGALFIGSSRSDYGEFKYDLPPNLVHLECHYLHDELAMPAIRPMAGNSGAFETVRRIHELFLRPDEGTLDRALKTPDFYLDSNNGANFEQFLYSKKSWELICDLYQERCTDPSFVDYFWTVRNMHTPIWLLAAIAKRLIPARVYHTVSTGYAGFLGALLHHNSGRPLILSEHGIYTKERRIDIFSSDWIQDNRNALQKDPTEVSYYRDLWIRFFETIGRFCYGAASNIVSLYEGAREREIGDGAPRERTMVVPNGINIARFAKLRERRPDNPPPVLTLVGRVVPIKDIKTFIRALRLAANSLPGVQGWIIGPEDENPEYAAECRDLAESLHIASNLSFMGFRNPMEIFPDTGVMILSSVSEGVPLVILEAFAAGIPVVATDVGACRQLIMGHGQEDEAIGAAGGVVSINNPHDLAGEALRLLKDPDHWKRASNAAISRVERYYTEQQMFDSYRQLYQRGID, from the coding sequence ATGCTGCTTCTGGAGGGGACCTTCCCCTACGTCAGCGGCGGGGTATCCAGCTGGGTCAACCAGATCATACTGGCGTTTCCGGAATACCGGTTCGGCGCGCTATTCATCGGCAGCAGCCGCAGTGATTACGGCGAATTTAAGTATGATCTTCCGCCAAACCTGGTCCACCTGGAGTGTCATTACCTCCATGACGAATTGGCTATGCCCGCCATCCGCCCCATGGCGGGCAACTCCGGCGCATTCGAAACCGTGCGGCGCATCCATGAATTGTTTCTGCGTCCTGACGAAGGTACGCTTGACCGTGCTCTGAAAACGCCGGACTTCTACCTTGACTCCAACAACGGAGCGAACTTCGAACAGTTCCTCTACTCGAAAAAATCCTGGGAGCTGATCTGTGATCTCTACCAGGAACGCTGCACTGATCCTTCCTTCGTCGATTATTTCTGGACAGTCCGTAACATGCATACTCCCATCTGGCTGCTGGCCGCCATCGCAAAGCGACTCATACCGGCGCGGGTGTATCATACGGTGTCAACCGGCTATGCCGGTTTCCTGGGCGCACTTCTTCACCACAACAGCGGGCGGCCGCTGATCCTGAGCGAACATGGCATCTACACCAAGGAGCGGCGCATCGATATCTTCAGCAGCGACTGGATCCAGGACAACCGCAATGCCCTGCAGAAAGACCCCACGGAAGTAAGCTATTACCGCGACCTCTGGATACGGTTTTTCGAAACCATCGGCCGTTTCTGCTATGGGGCGGCAAGCAATATCGTGTCACTCTACGAAGGGGCCAGGGAACGCGAAATAGGTGACGGAGCCCCCCGTGAGCGCACCATGGTGGTACCCAACGGAATCAATATCGCCCGGTTCGCGAAGCTGCGGGAGCGACGCCCTGACAACCCTCCACCGGTACTGACCCTGGTGGGGCGGGTGGTGCCTATCAAAGACATCAAAACTTTTATCCGTGCCCTACGGCTGGCTGCCAACAGCCTGCCGGGGGTTCAGGGATGGATCATCGGCCCCGAAGACGAAAACCCTGAGTATGCCGCCGAGTGCCGTGATCTTGCGGAAAGTCTCCACATCGCCTCGAATCTCAGCTTCATGGGATTCAGGAATCCAATGGAGATTTTCCCGGATACCGGCGTCATGATCCTCAGCTCGGTCAGCGAAGGGGTACCCTTGGTCATTCTGGAGGCGTTTGCCGCCGGCATACCGGTCGTGGCAACCGATGTCGGCGCCTGCCGCCAGCTGATCATGGGCCACGGCCAGGAGGACGAGGCCATCGGCGCGGCTGGAGGGGTGGTATCCATCAACAACCCCCATGACCTTGCAGGGGAGGCCCTGCGGCTCCTGAAGGATCCCGACCACTGGAAACGCGCCAGCAATGCGGCCATTTCTAGGGTCGAACGTTACTATACCGAGCAACAGATGTTCGACAGCTACCGGCAATTGTACCAGCGAGGAATAGACTGA
- a CDS encoding tetratricopeptide repeat protein — MPPLGPSTPFNAELYSLGYDVFLANSNPHEAFLLAERAVAIHPNDIDWRRRAAQSGEWSGNSLAALEHWMHLNSVGQKDAAENALRLARATRHNRYLKQLLEQRGPGKTRETLVEYASVCEALGLPENAIDLLERHRGGPYRKEVLEQLSRLYEAVGRPKQAVDALLEQMNAFGLTEEGILRASALTFGTGDVKGAYAILDRGRQIIPASATAYWQSFDDLAWSLQDMQAVELASRKLLESGKAREEDYQRLILLGRDNDPKAAYRLSMDGWQRFRRSDFLKSALELGIAMKDYRTTADMLTRQEREGNLKPQEQDAYFWSLVSQVHRGTGATGESIRCYREALRRAPTDSELAAEYVWLLLDLDRREELRELLIAWKGRENTMPSLYEPFGAALAYLGEYHKALPYFQARYSQKRSDPAWLAAYADTMEQAGWVEAAFLERLNALALSRRRMKSAPAGNGGERETLVRDYARVAMLLKPGDGVDGLMKEITAGRQDDVSRELVAAWALSSQRNDLARLWFWREYARMTRRPRWVELTLALENNDRPAMARLLQEDLERLPYRDAIEATVRSGQTPLAESIAFDRFQVNDRDYLLDNQVRDLFGSRSGGFRYRLSLLDREGVGFLEQLLSVTTALTPRFSLKVEAGNSDIRHRDMDVVGIYPAGIRTARVGAIMRHPGGSAELYAGVRDALYTHPQTGLLGNWKLTGRATLEMALLSGAESDESLGLKIGGMKDEIRLGLQQGLTPRDTLLLRLSGSILRDQQWRRLGDGGSFEAELTHRIIFTGPDTTLRLFSGYHSFNRGPDPVGRTLLLIPAQQRATSGSAYFVPESFAQAGVGILFGEEGRDNYTRDWRTFGALDVSWNSNSGTGFYYKVGVVGPLLGLDKLEGAFSQEKGSFGTSDINSRLDLNYRYYFR; from the coding sequence ATGCCACCGCTAGGCCCCTCCACCCCTTTCAATGCCGAGCTGTACAGCCTTGGCTACGATGTCTTTCTGGCGAACAGCAACCCCCACGAAGCCTTCCTTCTGGCTGAACGGGCCGTAGCCATACACCCCAACGACATCGACTGGCGCCGCAGGGCTGCCCAGAGCGGCGAATGGTCGGGCAACAGTCTTGCAGCCCTCGAACACTGGATGCACCTAAACTCTGTGGGGCAGAAGGATGCAGCCGAGAACGCCCTGCGTCTGGCGAGAGCCACACGGCATAACCGTTATCTCAAGCAGTTGCTTGAACAACGTGGCCCGGGGAAAACCCGGGAGACTCTTGTCGAGTATGCTTCCGTGTGCGAGGCACTGGGATTGCCGGAGAATGCCATAGATCTGCTCGAGCGTCACCGTGGCGGTCCGTACCGCAAAGAGGTCCTGGAGCAGCTTTCCAGGCTGTACGAAGCTGTTGGCCGTCCAAAGCAGGCCGTTGATGCGCTTTTGGAACAGATGAACGCCTTCGGCCTGACCGAAGAAGGAATCCTCAGGGCTTCCGCGCTTACTTTCGGGACCGGCGACGTCAAAGGTGCCTACGCTATTCTTGACCGCGGGAGACAGATTATCCCGGCCTCGGCCACAGCCTACTGGCAAAGCTTCGACGATCTTGCCTGGTCGCTTCAGGACATGCAGGCCGTCGAGCTGGCTTCGCGGAAACTATTGGAGAGTGGCAAGGCACGGGAAGAAGACTACCAGCGCCTGATCCTGCTCGGCAGGGACAACGACCCTAAGGCCGCCTACCGACTCTCTATGGATGGCTGGCAACGCTTCAGGCGGTCCGATTTTCTCAAATCAGCCCTGGAGTTGGGCATTGCTATGAAAGACTACCGTACCACGGCCGACATGCTGACCCGGCAGGAGCGTGAAGGTAATCTGAAACCGCAGGAGCAGGATGCCTATTTCTGGAGCCTAGTCTCCCAGGTTCATCGCGGTACAGGTGCGACCGGTGAAAGCATCAGGTGCTATCGCGAAGCCCTCAGGCGTGCACCTACCGATAGTGAACTGGCAGCCGAATATGTCTGGCTGCTGCTGGACCTCGACCGGAGGGAGGAGTTGCGGGAGCTGCTCATTGCCTGGAAAGGCCGCGAGAATACGATGCCTTCACTCTACGAACCATTCGGAGCAGCGCTTGCTTATCTCGGGGAATATCATAAGGCTCTCCCTTACTTCCAGGCCAGATACAGCCAAAAGCGCAGTGATCCCGCCTGGTTGGCGGCCTATGCCGACACCATGGAGCAGGCCGGTTGGGTGGAGGCTGCTTTCCTTGAACGACTGAATGCACTCGCCCTCAGCCGCAGAAGGATGAAGTCGGCACCGGCCGGCAACGGCGGGGAAAGAGAGACTTTGGTCAGGGATTATGCGCGAGTGGCGATGCTGCTGAAACCGGGAGACGGTGTCGACGGTCTGATGAAGGAGATTACCGCCGGTCGCCAGGACGATGTAAGCCGCGAGTTAGTGGCAGCCTGGGCGTTATCAAGCCAGCGCAACGACCTGGCCAGGCTGTGGTTCTGGCGCGAGTATGCCCGCATGACCAGGCGGCCGCGCTGGGTTGAACTGACACTTGCCCTTGAGAACAATGACCGGCCCGCCATGGCCCGTCTGCTTCAGGAGGATTTGGAGCGGCTCCCCTACCGTGATGCAATCGAGGCCACGGTACGGAGCGGCCAGACACCGCTGGCCGAATCCATCGCCTTTGACCGGTTCCAGGTCAATGACCGAGACTACCTGCTCGACAATCAGGTTCGTGATCTGTTTGGCAGCAGGAGCGGCGGCTTCCGCTATCGGCTCTCGCTGTTAGACCGGGAGGGTGTGGGCTTCCTGGAACAGCTGCTCTCGGTAACGACCGCCTTGACGCCCCGGTTTTCACTGAAGGTTGAGGCGGGAAACAGCGATATCCGCCACCGGGACATGGATGTGGTCGGCATCTACCCTGCCGGCATCCGGACGGCACGCGTGGGCGCCATCATGCGTCACCCGGGGGGGAGCGCCGAACTCTACGCCGGTGTGCGCGATGCCCTTTACACCCATCCCCAGACCGGCCTTTTGGGGAACTGGAAACTGACCGGCAGAGCAACACTGGAAATGGCCCTGCTGAGCGGCGCAGAAAGCGATGAGAGCCTTGGCCTCAAGATTGGCGGGATGAAAGACGAAATCCGCCTGGGACTGCAGCAAGGCCTTACACCTCGCGACACGCTGCTGCTGCGCCTCAGCGGAAGCATCCTGCGTGACCAGCAGTGGCGCCGGCTGGGTGACGGCGGTTCCTTCGAGGCAGAACTGACCCACCGCATTATCTTTACCGGTCCCGATACTACGCTGCGTCTCTTCAGCGGCTACCACAGCTTCAATCGCGGCCCCGATCCCGTTGGCCGAACCCTCCTGCTGATACCGGCGCAACAGAGAGCGACCAGCGGTTCGGCCTATTTTGTGCCGGAATCATTCGCCCAGGCCGGGGTGGGAATCCTGTTCGGAGAGGAAGGTCGGGACAACTATACCCGCGACTGGCGCACGTTCGGGGCTCTTGATGTCAGCTGGAACAGCAACAGCGGCACCGGGTTTTACTACAAAGTAGGCGTGGTGGGGCCGTTGTTGGGACTGGATAAGCTGGAAGGGGCCTTTTCCCAGGAAAAAGGCTCATTTGGAACAAGCGATATCAACAGCCGCCTTGACCTGAACTACCGTTACTATTTCAGATAG
- the pelG gene encoding exopolysaccharide Pel transporter PelG, whose protein sequence is MAGIGFELRKLLKRDTFFSLLQTYGYAGIISSGPWVLSIFAVMLIGFISLPVVIPPVLVSQFQTSITYLIALSLIYTGLFQLAFTRYSADRIFEKEHFRLLPNLNGLLLLVTTVGGLVSFPLAIVLFPQTSLIYRLLFATTFVTVSCVWMAAILLSGLKAYKTILYNFALGYGTALFLAFFLRTWKLEGLLLAFLTGQFVLLKGMLFVIFRNYPSRTFVEFDFLRKRRVHYSLMLTGFFYNLAIWADKFVFWFHPYTGSNVIGPLHASEIYDFPIFLAYLSILPGMAVFLVRMETDFVEYYDRFYDSVREGGSLTTIQAMKNEMVHTAREGIYDIIKVQSIATIIIFLFGPAMLSLAGISLVYVPLLNIDVVSTGLQVVLLGLINIYFYLDRRERALLLTVLFATLNFILSIISINLGPYFYGYGFAGSLCITIMCGMFLLDRDLDTLEYKTFMLQ, encoded by the coding sequence ATGGCGGGCATCGGCTTCGAACTGCGCAAACTGCTCAAACGCGACACCTTTTTTTCACTGCTGCAGACCTATGGCTATGCCGGGATTATCAGCTCCGGCCCCTGGGTGCTCTCCATCTTCGCAGTGATGTTGATTGGCTTCATTTCGCTGCCGGTCGTCATCCCGCCAGTTCTGGTATCGCAGTTCCAGACATCCATCACGTACCTGATCGCCCTTTCCCTGATCTATACGGGCTTGTTCCAACTGGCCTTCACCCGCTATTCGGCCGACAGAATCTTTGAAAAGGAACACTTCAGACTGCTTCCCAATCTGAACGGCCTGCTCCTCTTGGTGACCACTGTCGGAGGTCTGGTTTCCTTCCCCCTGGCCATCGTGCTGTTCCCCCAGACATCGCTGATCTACCGCCTTCTCTTCGCAACCACCTTTGTTACGGTCTCCTGCGTCTGGATGGCCGCCATTCTTCTTTCAGGCCTGAAAGCCTACAAGACAATACTGTATAATTTCGCCCTCGGCTATGGTACCGCGCTGTTTCTTGCTTTTTTCCTGCGGACCTGGAAGCTGGAAGGACTGTTGCTGGCATTCCTGACCGGCCAGTTTGTGCTCCTCAAAGGGATGCTGTTTGTAATTTTCCGCAACTACCCGTCACGCACCTTCGTGGAGTTCGATTTTCTGCGCAAGCGGCGAGTGCATTACTCCCTGATGCTTACCGGCTTCTTCTACAACCTGGCGATTTGGGCCGATAAATTTGTTTTCTGGTTTCACCCCTATACCGGCAGCAACGTGATCGGCCCCCTGCACGCTTCGGAAATATATGATTTTCCGATATTCCTCGCCTATCTTTCAATTCTGCCCGGCATGGCCGTGTTCCTGGTGCGGATGGAAACCGATTTCGTCGAGTATTATGATCGGTTCTATGATTCGGTTCGCGAAGGGGGATCACTGACCACCATACAGGCTATGAAGAATGAAATGGTACACACGGCACGGGAAGGGATCTACGACATCATCAAGGTCCAGTCCATCGCCACCATCATCATATTCCTCTTTGGCCCCGCCATGCTCTCCCTGGCGGGAATCTCGCTGGTTTACGTGCCGTTGCTTAACATCGACGTGGTTTCTACCGGTCTGCAGGTGGTTCTGCTGGGGCTCATCAACATCTATTTCTATCTTGACCGGCGAGAACGCGCCCTGCTCCTGACAGTACTGTTTGCCACCCTGAATTTCATTCTATCAATCATATCCATCAACCTCGGCCCGTACTTTTACGGCTATGGTTTTGCCGGTTCGCTGTGCATAACGATCATGTGCGGCATGTTCCTGCTGGACCGGGATCTGGACACATTGGAGTACAAGACCTTCATGCTGCAATAG
- a CDS encoding bifunctional glycoside hydrolase 114/ polysaccharide deacetylase family protein, with the protein MALYYGKQPPVNDLHAFDIVVIDPDSGLTPSEYGSGRSELFAYVSVGEADTARSYTKQMPDRWIIGKNPVWKSKIVDVSSEEWKQFFLDDVVEPLWQAGYRGFFLDTLDSYLIAAPTEAHPRMEAGLVSVVRAIRQRHPEARLILNRGFEIFDRVKDLVYAVAAESLFQNFNTVSGKYGAVDDKDRSWLTSRLNVIRETGVPVIAIDYVDPGNRPLMRETADKIRSLGFTPWVTDKDLAGLGIGSVEVMPRTVLGLYDGGEGAGGDLYFTNLQRYVVMPLNYLGYTVEMHDMREPLPGGVLRGRYAGAVIWPYSTSSGEKQGLKQWVLNCVEQGLPLVFLERFGMNLDNDLTSSLGLGMESYTRLEPPAKVTAKDDMVGFEQQPLPRIDAYLPIRANKGRVLLQLSTANGVTSDAVVITPWGGYVSGPYVVTQLMESQAAWVIDPFRFFGEALKLPLMPVPDTTTENGVRLLLSHVDGDGFTSQAEWPGGKLAAEELRSKILERYRIPTTISFITSILAPDGLYPQKSAQYEEIAHGILALPWIEGASHSFSHPFRWKPDQEDTGLEAEIWHTLNVPGYKFNLESEISGSTKYINERLMPTGKKVRIFQWTGNCLPSQDAVRLTYESGLLNINGGDTIITNSNRTLTAVAPLGISRGKWFQVFAPNQNENVYTELWIRNYYGYRRIMETFSLTESPRRLKPVNIYYHFYSASKEASLTALRQVYDWAMGQRLFGIFTSEYLEKALDFNRTVIARSGDEWLVRNGGSLRQLRIPSRAGFPLLDDDSNLAGYSDLGDSRYLHMGTGGEARVRLTATPSAGVSVESAAARLTDFSRNGKNMRFSLSGYTPFTVKLTGTNGCTIHADNATPYSVKGDTTVTLTEGSHALAITCK; encoded by the coding sequence GTGGCCTTGTATTATGGCAAACAGCCGCCAGTCAACGATCTGCACGCCTTTGATATTGTGGTTATTGATCCGGACAGCGGTCTTACTCCGTCCGAGTATGGCAGCGGACGGAGCGAACTCTTTGCCTACGTCAGCGTCGGAGAGGCGGACACGGCCCGCTCCTACACGAAGCAAATGCCGGATAGATGGATAATCGGCAAGAATCCGGTATGGAAATCGAAAATCGTGGATGTTTCCAGCGAAGAGTGGAAACAATTCTTCCTGGATGACGTAGTGGAACCGCTCTGGCAGGCCGGCTATCGCGGTTTTTTCCTGGACACCCTGGATTCCTACCTGATAGCGGCCCCCACTGAGGCTCATCCGCGCATGGAGGCGGGGCTAGTGTCTGTCGTGCGCGCCATTCGGCAACGGCACCCTGAAGCGCGCCTGATTCTGAATCGCGGCTTCGAGATATTCGACCGCGTCAAAGATCTGGTCTATGCCGTGGCAGCCGAATCCCTGTTCCAGAATTTCAATACCGTTAGTGGCAAGTACGGAGCAGTTGACGACAAAGATCGCTCATGGCTGACAAGCCGCCTGAATGTTATCAGGGAAACCGGTGTCCCCGTGATCGCCATCGACTATGTTGACCCTGGCAACCGTCCCCTGATGAGAGAGACTGCTGATAAAATCAGATCCCTCGGTTTTACCCCCTGGGTGACCGACAAGGACCTGGCAGGTCTGGGGATAGGGAGCGTGGAGGTTATGCCGCGCACGGTACTCGGTCTGTACGATGGCGGCGAGGGTGCCGGTGGCGATCTCTATTTCACCAACTTGCAGCGCTATGTGGTAATGCCGCTTAACTACCTCGGCTACACCGTCGAGATGCATGACATGAGAGAGCCGTTGCCGGGGGGCGTACTGAGGGGACGCTACGCAGGCGCTGTCATATGGCCCTACTCCACCAGTTCAGGCGAAAAGCAGGGGCTCAAGCAGTGGGTCTTGAACTGTGTTGAACAAGGTCTGCCACTGGTTTTTCTGGAACGGTTCGGCATGAACCTCGACAATGATCTTACCAGTTCACTCGGACTTGGAATGGAATCATACACCCGACTTGAACCGCCGGCCAAGGTTACGGCAAAGGATGACATGGTTGGCTTCGAGCAGCAACCGCTGCCGCGCATTGATGCCTATCTGCCGATCAGGGCGAACAAGGGCCGGGTTCTGTTGCAGCTTTCAACGGCCAATGGCGTCACCAGCGATGCCGTTGTCATCACCCCTTGGGGTGGTTATGTCTCGGGCCCATACGTGGTTACCCAACTCATGGAAAGTCAAGCAGCATGGGTAATTGACCCCTTCCGTTTTTTCGGCGAGGCACTGAAACTACCGCTGATGCCGGTGCCGGACACAACCACGGAAAACGGGGTTCGCCTCCTCCTGTCTCATGTGGACGGCGACGGATTTACAAGCCAGGCCGAATGGCCCGGAGGAAAACTGGCCGCCGAGGAGTTGCGAAGCAAGATCCTAGAACGGTACCGAATCCCGACTACAATTTCATTCATCACGAGCATTCTGGCTCCTGACGGCCTCTACCCGCAGAAATCGGCCCAGTATGAAGAGATCGCCCACGGTATTCTGGCACTGCCATGGATCGAGGGTGCCAGCCACTCCTTTTCGCACCCCTTCCGCTGGAAGCCGGACCAGGAGGACACAGGGCTCGAAGCCGAAATATGGCATACCCTGAATGTCCCCGGCTACAAATTCAACCTTGAGTCAGAAATCAGCGGCTCTACAAAGTACATCAATGAAAGGCTGATGCCGACCGGCAAGAAAGTGCGCATTTTCCAGTGGACAGGCAACTGTCTCCCTTCTCAGGATGCCGTGCGCCTGACTTATGAAAGCGGGCTTCTTAATATCAATGGCGGCGACACCATCATTACCAACTCGAACCGCACCCTCACGGCAGTTGCCCCGCTGGGAATAAGCCGCGGTAAATGGTTTCAGGTCTTTGCCCCCAACCAGAACGAGAACGTCTATACCGAGCTCTGGATCAGGAATTATTACGGGTACAGGCGCATCATGGAAACTTTCAGCCTGACCGAATCTCCGCGCCGGCTCAAGCCGGTGAACATCTACTACCACTTCTATTCGGCCAGCAAGGAAGCCTCCCTGACAGCCCTGCGCCAAGTTTACGACTGGGCCATGGGCCAGCGCCTGTTCGGAATTTTCACCTCCGAATACCTTGAAAAGGCACTCGACTTCAACCGCACCGTAATCGCCCGTAGTGGCGACGAGTGGCTGGTGCGCAACGGAGGCAGCCTTCGCCAACTGCGCATTCCGTCCCGTGCCGGCTTTCCCCTGCTGGATGATGATTCCAATCTGGCGGGATACAGCGACCTGGGTGACAGCCGCTACCTGCACATGGGCACCGGAGGGGAGGCCCGGGTAAGGCTCACCGCTACGCCGTCGGCCGGAGTTTCCGTGGAATCCGCCGCAGCCAGGCTGACCGATTTCAGCCGCAACGGTAAAAATATGCGGTTCTCCCTCTCCGGGTATACTCCCTTCACCGTTAAGCTCACCGGAACCAACGGTTGCACCATACATGCAGATAACGCCACACCTTACTCGGTCAAGGGCGACACAACGGTAACTCTCACGGAAGGAAGCCATGCCCTGGCGATCACGTGTAAATAA
- a CDS encoding PelD GGDEF domain-containing protein: MAFNKDSTMILDRWLETFAITAIAVTGGFLLNSSDPLFVHARFPWVWFGPLLIALRYGIAPGLVSTGGICLALLVMPRFGLPIGEFPTNYVLGGLLMVLITGQFSDIWSKRLRHANQLSNHTSERFEQLSRAYFMVRLSHDRLEQNLISRPVTLRDAMINLRNLLAKHDGRMDSETSAALLSILMHYCSLESAAIYPANDDGELLDVPIAKCGKGAPLNRDDLLLRSAIESGYSAYQAINRHIVEGRPSAPSALSSAVWSVDVSRDESKEQTSYLVVAPMRTSSGKLLGLLLVTEMPFLNLHRETLQIMGVLLAYSSDQAESVERARDILGLFPDCPPNFAAELIKTVRLKRDLHVSSALVMVQVMADSRLDEICKTMERQQRGLDHSWLRTTDWGAQFVTLMPFSGPASIEGYKSRIHEILQRQVGRSTGQEGITMHSTSVTTDDPLVQLVALLEEKQ, from the coding sequence ATGGCATTCAACAAAGACAGCACCATGATACTTGACAGGTGGCTGGAGACCTTTGCCATCACCGCCATCGCGGTAACGGGAGGGTTTCTCCTCAACAGCAGCGACCCATTATTCGTGCATGCCCGATTCCCATGGGTCTGGTTCGGGCCACTGCTGATTGCCCTGCGCTATGGCATCGCTCCGGGACTCGTCTCGACAGGGGGAATCTGTCTGGCGCTCCTGGTCATGCCCCGCTTCGGTCTTCCGATTGGTGAGTTTCCCACCAACTACGTGCTGGGTGGCCTGCTCATGGTTTTGATAACAGGACAGTTCAGCGATATCTGGAGCAAGCGCCTAAGACACGCCAACCAGCTGAGCAACCATACGAGTGAGCGCTTCGAGCAACTGTCCCGAGCCTACTTCATGGTCCGTCTGTCCCATGACAGACTGGAACAGAACCTGATCAGCCGGCCAGTCACGCTGCGGGATGCCATGATTAACCTTCGCAATCTGCTGGCAAAACATGACGGGAGGATGGACAGTGAAACCAGCGCAGCCCTCCTCTCGATCCTCATGCATTACTGCAGCCTGGAAAGCGCCGCCATCTATCCGGCAAACGATGACGGCGAACTACTGGATGTTCCCATTGCCAAGTGCGGCAAGGGCGCACCGCTGAATAGAGACGACCTGCTGCTCCGCTCGGCCATCGAGTCAGGCTATTCCGCCTACCAGGCCATAAACCGGCATATCGTTGAGGGGCGGCCTTCAGCGCCGTCAGCACTCTCGTCGGCGGTCTGGAGTGTGGACGTATCACGCGACGAATCGAAGGAGCAGACGTCCTATCTGGTTGTCGCACCAATGCGCACCAGTTCGGGCAAACTGCTCGGTTTGCTGCTGGTCACGGAAATGCCTTTCCTCAACCTGCATCGCGAAACACTGCAGATAATGGGTGTTCTGTTGGCCTATTCCTCCGATCAGGCAGAATCCGTCGAGCGGGCCAGGGATATACTGGGTCTCTTTCCGGACTGCCCCCCCAATTTTGCCGCTGAGCTGATCAAGACCGTTCGTCTTAAGCGTGACCTTCATGTAAGCAGCGCCCTGGTGATGGTACAAGTCATGGCCGACTCCCGTCTGGACGAGATATGCAAAACCATGGAGCGACAGCAACGGGGCCTGGATCACTCGTGGCTGAGAACAACGGACTGGGGGGCACAGTTCGTTACCCTGATGCCTTTTTCAGGGCCGGCCTCCATTGAAGGGTATAAGTCGCGCATTCATGAAATACTGCAGCGCCAGGTTGGCAGAAGTACCGGGCAAGAAGGCATCACCATGCACTCCACGAGTGTGACAACCGATGATCCCCTTGTTCAACTGGTTGCCCTGCTGGAGGAGAAGCAATGA